In Salinarimonas sp., a genomic segment contains:
- a CDS encoding putative DNA modification/repair radical SAM protein — translation MEPALARKLRVLADAAKYDASCASSSAPRRTSRTDGLGSTGGSGICHAYTPDGRCVSLLKILLTNFCLYDCVYCVNRRSSNIERARFSVQEIVDLTLNFYKRNYIEGLFLSSGIVKNADYTMEQLIRVAKTLREAHGFRGYIHLKTIPEASPFLIEEAGLYADRLSINIELPQRDSLKALAPEKDDATIRGAMGRMHERIAEAKAERKTMRSAPRFSPAGQSTQMIVGADAATDADVLRTSTELYTGYRLRRVYYSAFSPIPDSSRLLPLKPPPLQRENRLYQADWLLRFYGFSVDEIAAGATAGMLDLEIDPKLAWALKHRERFPVDVNRADRETLLRVPGLGAKAVDKILAGRRHRRLTLDDVARLSGSVKRARAFLVTADHTPGALLDRLDLRARLVQPKPEQLTLF, via the coding sequence ATGGAGCCCGCCCTCGCCCGCAAGCTGCGCGTCCTCGCCGACGCGGCCAAGTACGACGCGTCCTGCGCCTCCTCGAGCGCGCCCAGGCGCACGTCCCGCACGGACGGGCTCGGCTCGACGGGCGGCAGCGGCATCTGCCACGCCTACACGCCGGACGGGCGCTGCGTCTCGCTGCTCAAGATCCTGCTGACGAACTTCTGCCTCTACGACTGCGTCTACTGCGTCAACCGCCGCTCCTCGAACATCGAGCGGGCGCGATTCTCCGTGCAGGAAATCGTCGACCTGACGCTGAACTTCTACAAGCGCAATTACATCGAAGGGCTGTTCCTCTCCTCCGGCATCGTCAAGAACGCCGACTATACGATGGAACAGCTCATCCGCGTGGCGAAGACGCTACGGGAGGCGCACGGCTTTCGCGGATACATCCACCTCAAGACCATTCCCGAGGCGAGCCCCTTCCTGATCGAGGAGGCCGGGCTCTACGCCGACCGGCTGTCGATCAACATCGAGCTGCCGCAGCGCGATTCGCTGAAGGCGCTCGCGCCGGAGAAGGACGACGCCACCATCCGCGGGGCCATGGGCCGAATGCACGAGCGCATCGCGGAGGCCAAGGCCGAGCGGAAGACGATGCGCTCCGCCCCGCGCTTCTCCCCCGCCGGCCAGTCGACGCAGATGATCGTCGGCGCGGACGCCGCCACCGACGCCGACGTGCTGCGCACATCGACCGAGCTCTACACCGGCTACAGGCTGCGCCGCGTCTACTATTCCGCCTTCTCGCCGATCCCGGATTCGAGCCGGCTGCTGCCGCTCAAGCCCCCTCCCCTGCAGCGCGAGAACCGGCTCTACCAGGCGGACTGGCTGCTTCGCTTCTACGGCTTTTCCGTCGACGAGATCGCGGCCGGCGCGACCGCCGGCATGCTCGATCTCGAGATCGACCCGAAGCTCGCCTGGGCGTTGAAGCACCGCGAGCGCTTCCCCGTCGACGTCAACCGCGCCGATCGCGAGACGCTGCTGCGCGTGCCGGGGCTCGGCGCCAAGGCGGTGGACAAGATCCTCGCCGGGCGCCGCCATCGGCGGCTCACCCTCGACGACGTCGCCCGCCTCTCCGGCTCGGTGAAACGGGCGCGCGCCTTCCTCGTCACCGCCGACCACACCCCGGGCGCGCTCCTCGACCGCCTCGACCTGCGCGCGCGCCTCGTGCAGCCGAAACCCGAGCAGCTGACCCTGTTCTGA
- a CDS encoding cyclase family protein — MCDVCVMNAVRERMLSRRDLFRRAAGGAAAVAAVSTGAATLAPAPARAAAGGGPVDLTHELHEAFPTFFGEQQFFVETLFDYAQHKFNLNMLRVNEHTGTHVDAPLHFSADGQSVAEVPVENLVAPLAVIDIRAKAAEDPDAQVTPDDVAAWIARNGPLPERCCVAMLSGWGAHVNEAGFRNADAEGVMHFPGFHLEAARMLLEESTAVGIAVDTLSLDHGPSPDFATHYAWLPENRWGLECVANLEALPEAGATIVVGAPKHRGGSGGPARVLALV; from the coding sequence ATGTGCGACGTTTGCGTGATGAACGCGGTAAGGGAGCGCATGCTCAGCCGCCGCGACCTGTTCCGCCGCGCGGCCGGCGGCGCGGCCGCCGTCGCGGCGGTCTCGACCGGCGCCGCGACGCTCGCCCCGGCGCCCGCCCGGGCCGCAGCCGGCGGCGGCCCGGTTGACCTCACCCACGAGCTGCACGAGGCCTTTCCGACGTTCTTCGGCGAGCAGCAGTTCTTCGTCGAGACCCTGTTCGACTACGCGCAGCACAAGTTCAACCTCAACATGCTGCGCGTGAACGAGCATACCGGCACCCATGTCGACGCGCCGCTGCACTTCTCGGCCGACGGCCAGAGCGTGGCCGAGGTGCCGGTGGAGAACCTCGTCGCTCCCCTCGCGGTGATCGACATCCGCGCCAAGGCCGCGGAGGACCCGGACGCGCAGGTGACGCCCGACGACGTCGCCGCCTGGATCGCCCGCAACGGGCCGCTCCCGGAGCGCTGCTGCGTCGCCATGCTGTCGGGCTGGGGCGCGCACGTCAACGAGGCCGGGTTCCGCAACGCCGACGCCGAGGGCGTGATGCACTTCCCGGGCTTCCACCTGGAGGCGGCGCGAATGCTGCTCGAGGAGAGCACGGCCGTGGGCATCGCGGTGGACACGCTCTCGCTCGATCACGGCCCCTCGCCGGATTTCGCGACGCATTACGCCTGGCTGCCCGAGAACCGGTGGGGCCTCGAATGTGTCGCCAACCTCGAGGCGCTGCCCGAGGCCGGCGCGACGATCGTCGTCGGCGCCCCGAAGCATCGCGGCGGCTCGGGCGGGCCGGCGCGCGTGCTCGCGCTCGTGTGA
- a CDS encoding ring-cleaving dioxygenase: MQLTGIHHLTAVTADAPGNHAFYTQVLGLRLVKKTVNQDDVSAYHLFYADGEASPGSDITFFDWPAMPERRGTHAISRTGLRVAGEAALGYWEARLSDHGATHRGIERRDGRLVLDAEDPEGQRLTFVDDGGAGEAHPWERSPVPAEHQIRGLGPITMSVPELRPTAIVLTQLMGMREARAYQTPGRPGSTTHVFEMGPGGPAAELHVAVEHGLEPARPGAGGVHHVAFRIPDADYAAWAERLRQLRVPSSGPVDRYYFKSLYFREPNGILFELATDGPGFAVDEPAETLGERLALPPFLEGRRAEIEAGLKPL; the protein is encoded by the coding sequence ATGCAGCTCACCGGCATCCACCACCTCACCGCCGTCACCGCCGACGCGCCCGGCAATCACGCCTTCTACACGCAGGTGCTGGGCCTCAGGCTCGTGAAGAAGACCGTCAACCAGGACGACGTCTCGGCCTACCACCTCTTCTACGCCGACGGCGAAGCCTCGCCCGGCTCGGACATCACCTTCTTCGACTGGCCGGCGATGCCCGAGCGGCGCGGCACGCATGCCATCAGCCGCACCGGCCTGCGCGTCGCGGGCGAGGCGGCGCTCGGCTATTGGGAGGCGCGCCTGTCCGACCACGGCGCGACGCATCGCGGGATCGAGCGCCGCGACGGCCGTCTCGTCCTCGACGCGGAGGACCCGGAGGGCCAGCGGCTGACCTTCGTCGACGACGGCGGCGCGGGCGAGGCGCATCCCTGGGAGCGCAGCCCCGTGCCGGCCGAGCATCAGATCCGCGGGCTCGGGCCGATCACCATGTCCGTTCCGGAGCTGCGCCCCACCGCCATCGTGCTCACCCAGCTGATGGGCATGCGCGAGGCGCGCGCCTACCAGACGCCGGGCCGCCCCGGCTCGACGACGCACGTCTTCGAGATGGGCCCCGGCGGCCCGGCGGCGGAGCTGCACGTCGCCGTCGAGCACGGGCTCGAGCCGGCGCGGCCGGGCGCCGGCGGCGTCCACCACGTCGCCTTCCGCATCCCGGACGCCGACTATGCCGCCTGGGCCGAGCGCCTGCGCCAGCTGCGCGTGCCCTCCAGCGGGCCGGTGGACCGCTACTACTTCAAGAGCCTCTATTTCCGCGAGCCGAACGGCATCCTCTTCGAGCTCGCCACCGACGGCCCCGGCTTCGCCGTCGACGAGCCCGCCGAGACGCTGGGCGAGCGCCTCGCCCTGCCGCCCTTCCTGGAAGGCCGCCGCGCCGAGATCGAGGCGGGGCTGAAGCCGTTGTGA
- a CDS encoding sulfite oxidase has product MLNDDIPAQPTPSEDGQAEPGRRGFLKGAGLTAMGALLGTSIPFERNMPPGLVPVALAQDTGAGLMGEKNGLTLLNDRPVNAETPAHLLDDDVTPYERLFVRNNGLVPQHAMDMSADGWTLTIDGEVDNPLTLTIADLQNDFETVTAPLWLECGGNGRAFFQPGASGNQWTTGAIGCPEWTGVRLKDVLERAGVKSTAVYTGHYGNDVHLSGDPSKEVISRGVPIEKAMGPENLIAWAMNGQPIPALHGFPLRLVVPGYPGSASQKYLTRIWVRDREHDGSKMTGYSYRMPAYPVAPGTEVPESDMVVMLDMPVKSLVTFPQTGVEVPAGRPAEVRGHAWSGKGDVAAMHVSLDFGQTWQEAELMAPPNPFAWQRWTANVTPPQAGYYEVWARATDKDGNMQPPVVPGWNPRGYGNNMIHRIALFAV; this is encoded by the coding sequence ATGCTCAACGACGATATTCCTGCCCAGCCGACGCCGTCCGAGGACGGACAGGCCGAACCCGGCCGCCGCGGCTTTCTCAAGGGCGCCGGCCTCACCGCCATGGGCGCGCTGCTCGGCACCTCGATTCCCTTCGAGCGCAACATGCCCCCCGGCCTCGTCCCGGTGGCGCTGGCCCAGGACACGGGCGCCGGCCTGATGGGCGAGAAGAACGGCCTGACGCTGCTCAACGACCGTCCGGTCAACGCGGAGACCCCCGCGCATCTCCTGGACGACGACGTCACGCCCTACGAGCGTCTGTTCGTGCGCAACAACGGCCTCGTGCCGCAGCACGCCATGGACATGTCCGCCGACGGCTGGACGCTGACGATCGACGGCGAGGTGGACAATCCGCTGACGCTGACCATCGCCGACCTGCAGAACGACTTCGAGACCGTCACCGCGCCGCTCTGGCTCGAATGCGGCGGCAACGGGCGCGCCTTCTTCCAGCCCGGCGCCTCCGGAAACCAGTGGACCACCGGCGCGATCGGCTGCCCGGAATGGACCGGCGTGCGCCTCAAGGACGTGCTCGAGCGCGCCGGGGTGAAGTCGACGGCGGTCTATACCGGCCATTACGGCAACGACGTGCATCTCTCCGGCGACCCGTCGAAGGAGGTGATCTCCCGCGGCGTGCCGATCGAGAAGGCGATGGGGCCCGAGAACCTGATCGCCTGGGCCATGAACGGCCAGCCAATCCCGGCGCTGCACGGCTTCCCGCTGCGCCTCGTCGTCCCGGGCTATCCGGGCTCGGCCTCGCAGAAGTACCTCACCCGCATCTGGGTGCGCGACCGCGAGCACGACGGCTCGAAGATGACGGGCTATTCCTACCGCATGCCGGCCTACCCGGTCGCGCCCGGCACCGAGGTGCCCGAGAGCGACATGGTGGTCATGCTCGACATGCCGGTGAAGTCGCTCGTCACCTTCCCGCAGACCGGCGTCGAGGTCCCGGCCGGCCGGCCCGCCGAGGTGCGCGGCCACGCCTGGTCGGGCAAGGGCGACGTCGCGGCCATGCACGTCTCCCTCGACTTCGGCCAGACCTGGCAGGAGGCCGAGCTGATGGCGCCGCCGAACCCCTTCGCCTGGCAGCGCTGGACCGCGAACGTCACCCCGCCGCAGGCCGGGTACTACGAGGTCTGGGCGCGCGCCACCGACAAGGACGGCAACATGCAGCCGCCCGTGGTCCCCGGGTGGAACCCGCGCGGCTACGGCAACAACATGATCCACCGCATCGCCCTCTTCGCCGTCTGA
- a CDS encoding UdgX family uracil-DNA binding protein (This protein belongs to the uracil DNA glycosylase superfamily, members of which act in excision repair of DNA. However, it belongs more specifically to UdgX branch, whose founding member was found to bind uracil in DNA (where it does not belong), without cleaving it, appears to promote DNA repair by a pathway involving RecA, rather than base excision.), with translation MRRVTLQPGADLDGFRRAARALVAEGVPPDAVVFEEGGTSLIPEADLADAPPLSLPKSVPPIVRDVAMHRDPERWALLYRLIWRVLHGERRLPEIVADPLMHRLHVMRRNIGRDIHKMHAFVRFRKVEGAEPERFAAWFEPDHHILRAVGPFFRDRFGAMIWSIHTPDGSIHWDREQLAYGPPGRPEDAPAQDGFEEGWRDYYGAIFNPARLNPTAMRAEMPKKYWKNLPEAKIIPDLVRGAASRVGTMMDREPTMPAKREPRAALEALHAREKPRSLDELARMIRAYVPPEGYSPKAVIGEGPMEPVFAFVGEQPGDIEDLEGRPFVGPAGKMLAKALGEVGIDRDACYVTNAVKHFKFVERGKRRIHQKPSLGEIKHYRWWLMEELELVRPHLVIALGGTALTALTGKAMPLMKSRGPARFADAEHALPGYVTVHPSYLLRLPDADAKAKGYADFVRDLNEAKALAA, from the coding sequence ATGCGCCGCGTCACGCTCCAGCCCGGCGCCGATCTCGACGGCTTCCGACGCGCCGCCCGCGCGCTCGTGGCGGAGGGCGTACCGCCGGACGCGGTGGTGTTCGAGGAGGGCGGGACGAGCCTCATTCCCGAGGCCGATCTCGCCGACGCGCCCCCGCTCTCCCTGCCGAAGAGCGTGCCGCCCATCGTCAGGGACGTCGCGATGCACCGCGATCCGGAGCGCTGGGCGCTGCTCTACCGGCTGATCTGGCGCGTGCTCCACGGCGAGCGGCGGCTGCCGGAGATCGTCGCCGACCCGCTGATGCATCGGCTTCACGTCATGCGCCGCAACATCGGCCGCGACATCCACAAGATGCACGCCTTCGTGCGCTTCCGGAAGGTCGAGGGCGCCGAGCCGGAGCGCTTCGCCGCCTGGTTCGAGCCCGACCACCACATCCTGCGCGCGGTCGGCCCCTTCTTCCGCGACCGCTTCGGCGCGATGATCTGGTCGATCCACACGCCCGACGGCTCGATCCACTGGGATCGCGAGCAGCTCGCCTACGGTCCGCCGGGCCGGCCGGAGGACGCGCCGGCGCAGGACGGCTTCGAGGAGGGCTGGCGGGACTATTACGGCGCGATCTTCAACCCCGCGCGGCTCAACCCCACCGCGATGCGCGCGGAGATGCCGAAGAAATACTGGAAGAACCTGCCCGAGGCCAAGATCATTCCCGATCTCGTCCGAGGCGCGGCCTCGCGCGTTGGGACCATGATGGACAGGGAGCCCACCATGCCCGCGAAGCGCGAGCCCCGCGCCGCCCTCGAGGCGCTCCACGCCCGCGAGAAGCCGCGCTCGCTCGACGAGCTGGCGCGCATGATCCGCGCCTACGTCCCGCCCGAGGGCTATTCCCCCAAGGCCGTGATCGGCGAGGGGCCGATGGAGCCGGTCTTCGCCTTCGTCGGCGAGCAGCCCGGCGACATCGAGGATCTGGAGGGGCGCCCCTTCGTCGGGCCGGCGGGCAAGATGCTGGCGAAGGCGCTGGGCGAGGTCGGCATCGACCGGGACGCCTGCTACGTGACGAATGCGGTCAAGCACTTCAAGTTCGTGGAGCGCGGCAAGCGGCGCATCCACCAGAAGCCCTCGCTCGGCGAGATCAAGCATTATCGCTGGTGGCTGATGGAGGAGCTCGAGCTGGTGCGCCCGCATCTCGTGATCGCGCTCGGCGGCACGGCGCTGACCGCGCTGACGGGCAAGGCCATGCCCCTGATGAAGTCCCGCGGCCCCGCCCGCTTCGCGGACGCGGAGCACGCGCTCCCGGGCTACGTCACGGTCCACCCCTCCTACCTGCTGCGCCTGCCCGACGCCGACGCCAAGGCGAAGGGCTACGCCGACTTCGTGCGCGACCTGAACGAAGCCAAGGCGCTCGCCGCCTGA